GGATTGTAAAACGCTTCTAGCCAAGGGCCTAGATTAAGGGTTCAATCTCAAAACAGCTGTCACTGAAAAAAAGGAATCTGGAACATTCCTTTTTCAGACACGATTGTAATAAGCATTTTCCCCTGTTCTTTGAAGGGTAGATCCAGTTGTCTCTAGTTGAATGGTCCAGGGATGGTGACCAGTTTTGGCGGGAAGACCAGGAGAGGACGGTGGGTCTCAGGTAAGCGTGACAGTGTTTTGATATGAGATTTGGGAGACCCAGGCTCttctcctggctctgctgctaaTTAAGTGTGTGACCCTGAGTAGGTGACCTCGTGTAACAGGACCCCAATTTCCTGGAGATAGCAgaataaaatatctcaaaggtgACTAGATCTAAGAACCTCTGACCTGATGAAATGCTCTTTTCCACACAGGAATTTGTGCCACCAAGAAaccattctgtgtgtgtgtgtgtaaaatccaAACAGATTTCCAAGACCGTGCAACTAAAAATCAAGGCACCGAATGAGCCCCTTCAAACTGACGGCATCTGGTGTCAGAGCTGTGGACTCTCGGGAACAAAGGCCTGATGGGATGGTGGCGGTGACCCCAACAGAGGTTCGAAGGTGAGTTCTCTCTTGTTGGAGAGCCTTTCATTTGGCAATATCCTGACTAAGCTGAGAGGTGACGATCTAAGggtcacagaaagaaaaaggactgtTTTCCTGTAAAACGActatcactttaaaataattggtTGCAGGGCCACAGAGCAATCTGCCAGGTGATTTCAAAATTGAGACACTCAGCCGTGGAGTCCACAACAGTTTCACCAACAAAAACCGTAACGTACATTTGCACAGGACCTTTATCTTTTACAAGCATCTTCccatctatttttctcattttgccatTCCCTGATTTTCCAGAAAACTGGCCTGGggtgatttcttttaaaattctgaaaagtaCGAGTTTTCAGGGGAAACAAATCTAGCTGAGTATcctgcaccttgctttttttgaaaaagttatgTTACATGTAAATCTAATGGTGTAAGTCACATTTTAACAGGCACAAGGAATGTGGAAACAGAAATCTTATATAGGATTTGGGGATAGAAATAATCCTTTCACGTTAATCTGTTGCTTGTTACAATTCTGGAGTTTTCAATTATCAGATTTTCTGGAAGTCAGGCCACATAGATTCCAGGATCAGTGCCCATGCTCTAGCATCCCATGAGGGTGGACCTAATTCAATCAGAGGGAGAGGTTTCTGACACCTCAGTGTCGAATATTGGTAGCTTTACATGTCAGCCACGGAGCTCCTTAGGGCTACCTCACCcgtaaacaaaaccaaaacccaaccaacccaaggaaggagaggaagggacagaggaCTCCAAACGGACCAGCTCAATTATTTCTAGATGAAATGTCTCCAGGTCTTTTGTGAGTCACTGAGGTGTCGTTAAATGCACTGTTATAAATAGCTCCACTTGCCATGAGTAACTAATCTATAAGACAGCAGCGGGTGGTTGGGGTGTGAGGTTAATACCACATAACCTGAGCGGGATCTGTGAACCCTCTCATGTAAATAAGCACCATCCCCTGGGATTAGAACCTGAAAGAAATGAGACCAAGCGGAGTAAAAGTGATAACGATTTCCTCCTGCTTTCCCTGCTCCCTTCCCAAACTGGTAGAAGGCACATCTTAGGAGCCATAGGACTGTACTCATTGCTCTGACCTCCGCTCCCTCACCTCTGAAATTAGGCTGGCAGTATGCACCCATAAGACCCATGATGACATAGTGAGAGGTTTAGAATTATTTTGCATGGGGAGGTTTGAAcaaggaaatacacacacacatacacattgtgggtgccaaaaaaaaaatgtacacaagtggacactttggtcagcattgctcaagcagtcgtccaccgtaatcagaagtgtctggacgctgatggggaccactttgagcacctcttgtaattgcagaagtcaaacatgacttgtattcatcttttgttattggtatatattgaatattacatttttaatagttttttcctttcttaatacattttttttggcatcctctgtatatatattcacaagttGTATGATTGAGAATAAAGGGAAAAGCTCTTTTTTGGGGTGATGTAAGCTAGAAAAGCTGGGAAAATTCTTATTGTAAAGACCGGAAACTCTTTAAAAACTTTGATATTGGCTTGACTAAAGGAAATATGGTCTCTCATCTTTATTGGCTGGCTCTGAGCTGTACAGGCTTGTTTAACAAGAGTAGCTCAGATTTTCATTAAAGAGCTCTGGAGTTAAGCTTTATGAAGCACTTTCTCACAAAGGCTCAAGAAGCTAAAGTTGAGCTTCTGTGAAATTGAGCTAAAGTAAACATATGTGGGTACACAGTGTATGTGCTGTGTTCCTCAAGGCTACCAGGGCATATGTGGTACTGCCGAGAACCCCGCTAGTAATTGTGCTATACACGCCCTTGCATGCATGCATTCTACGTGGTAAATCATTcagaaactaaacaaacaaacaaacaaacaaaaacaaacagacaaaaaaaatgaaaatgctattcTTATTTGCTGAAATGTTCTTGAAACCCTCCGTGGATTCATGGCTCATAAATAATTATCTTTGTAAATTTAGGGCTAGTAATGGGAACAGAATAAACAGCTGTAAACAAAATCACAATTCAGGTGTCACTAAAGACATGGTGAAGGCCCCAAATAGCATAGCTGCTACAGAATACAGCAACGATCTATCCAAAGAGCGTGACTAAGGATACTCTGAATAGTCGCTTTTTGGAAAGAGGTAGGTAGGTGGAACCCCTGGAAGTCGCCATCGGTTAGTAACAGTTCACATCAGAACCTGGGACAGCTCCCAGGAAGCTCTCCCACAGAACAGGGCAACTCCCACTCTATCTCCAGTTTTCTAAGTGTTCCTTGCATTCTAGTGAGTATGCTGATGATCTGGTGATCAACTAATAAATGCACAAGAATTAGTTTGTAATAATACtgattcctttctctccccagtcTCTTCACCACCGTACTTCCACGCCACCCTTTTCCCCAGCACCTTATGGTCAGACAGAGAGTCTCTTACAAACACCTGGTGTGGATGTTTCCATGCCCCCTTCTAATTGGTAGAGAAGCAGCATTTGCCACAGGCACTGTTTAATTTCGTTTCCATCCCCTGCAGCTCACAGGAGAGAAATGGTCAATAGTTCAGATAGAAGGATCATCCTGGTCAGCTCCAAAATATGGCTACTTGCATGGTAATCACAGCAAGTCTGTCAAATCACTGATTTCTTTATTCCTAAAAGGAAGGGACTTTTCCTAAAGATTATGGTTCTACCACCCAAGCAGCAGCCCTCCTCGTCACCAGTGGCTGCAAAGGCTGGTGAACCAAGAGGTCTGCTTTGGCTCAGAAACTCAGTTTGGCTCCCGCCACCCCTGGCGGCCTCACTGCGTGTCTCCGCGGCATGTGCTCCCCACACCATCGGGCCAGTCTGCTGCTACTTAGGGGGGATCACAACCAGAGGTGGCCCCCGCTTGGGCCTCCACATGAGGACCTGTGCGTCGTTGGCATTGGGTTTCACTAGTGCATTGGGGGGGATGGGCTCCATCCGGCTCAGGATCCGGGGCTGCTCTTGCTGAGTCCTGCCTACCAGCCGGGCCCGTTGCCCCAAGAGCTGAAGGGGGTCCACCTGAATGTCCACTCTCATCCTCCACTTGATGGTCTGCAGAATGATTTTCTCCTTCGTGGTCGTGTTCATGGCCACCAGCCAGGTAGTAAAACTTTGGTCCCTCTTGATCCTGGTGAGCAGTGGCACGTTGCTGTCACTCACTGGCACTGCCCACGTCACACTCGGGTAGAAGTTGTCATTCATGCTGACGGAGAACCTGGAGATCTTGTTGGTGGGGCCAGCCAGGGTCACCGTTTCTGTGGTGTTCCCGTACCAAGGGTAGCTCACCCCGTCTGAGTCACTGATGGCTTTTACTCTCCCTTCCCTCAGGTCGGGCAGTTCCCAGCTTGACCTGGCAAAGCAGAAGAGATGCACAAGAAAAGGCTAAATGAATTTTTCAGAAGCTGGAGAGGGGCCCGCCACTTTACTACCACAGACAGCCAAGGTAGGCAAAAATGGGACGTTCAGAGGAGAATTCACCTCAGAAAGTTCTATGTTGTGCTGTTTGGAGGATTAAATGggaacaagtttttaaaaacctacaaaaataaaagagtgatACCAAAACAAGTTAAATAAAACCACAGCTGGTCCAACTAACCTAAAGCAGAAAGCTCCAAGGGGCATCTGTGACGCCCACAAAGTGGCATCGACTCTCTGGGACGGTGGAATTCTAATCAACCATTTAGAGGCATTCCACTGCAAGAACCACTTTCTTGGGAAGTATGAGTGTGTGTAAGGTTTCTTTGTTGCAAAGAGGTGGTGGTTAAAATGTGATGTACTTGGAAGGAACTATGGTGGCAAGGGGGGCAAAAAGGGGCGAGGTTAAGGTTACACTAATTCCTAGGAAGTCATAGAATTTAAATTCCAGTCGTTGGCCAATCAGCACTTAGAAAACATTGACATAGAAACTGACAACACAGGAGATAGTGGTCACTTTCTGGAAATCACCTCAATGTGGAAGTTGTGCTGCAGGCTGGCGCACACGGTCTTTCGGATGCTGTTCTCCCGTTGTCAGTCCAGCGTGGAAGTCTAATTGCTTAGTTTAGCAAACTTGCCATCTGGGGCACTTTGCTACTCTTCCTGGCTCCCCTGACCTTGTACCGGAGGGAGGAGGACCTGTGCCCCACCCTTAGCCCatgtctctctccccttccatGGACTCATCTACCACCACCATCGTCCTGCCACCATCATCATTaccattatcaccaccaccaccccaccaccccccccaccatcaccaccatcaccatcaccacccccaccccccccaccatcaccaccatcaccatcaccacccccatcaccacccccaccaccacccccaccatcaccaccaccaccatcaccaccatcaccatcaccaccaccaccaccaccaccaccatcaccaccatcaccaccaccaccaccactacccccaccaccaccatcatagctgatacttattgagcacttactctattCCAACCACTGTGGAATAGAGCATTTTCTCCGTTAATGCTCAAAATATCCCACAAgataagtgaatttttatttccctttacacaggagaagaaagaggcacCTCAGATTCCACATGGCGCAAACTAACCTCATCATGTCCACCGTAAACGTGGCCGTTTCCCCTGTCTCTGCGGCAGCGGGGGCCCAGTGCTCACTGTCTGCTAGGCCACAAGTGAGGGTCATCTTTGGCTCTTCTTGTGCCCTCTCCTGGACGGCCATACCTACTGTGTTACCACATCCTGTGAATTTTGCCTCGTAAGGGATGCTTGAgtctgtctccttttctccatCCAACTCTCACTGTCCTCACTTCATCCAAGCCCTCAGCATCTCTGACCTGGTCCACTGCATGGTCCATCACTGGTCTCTCTGCCTCCGACCCCAATCCCTCTCAAACTCATCTTTTAGGATGCACTGGTGTTCCGACACGCAGACCTGATTATGTCCTTTCTATGCCTGACACCCTTCAAAGGACCCTCTACATGGACCTCACTGGAAGCACCCACAGGATAAAACCCAAGTTCCTCAGTGGACATAAAAGGACATATATGGCCCTCACAGTTGGGCCTGCTTGTCCCCACACCACGCTGCTTCTCACCTGTGCCCATTTGCTCATGCCCTGTCCTCCACCTGCCCTACTGTCTCCCTTCTAAAAATCTCACTGTACCTAACTACGCATCCTTTGAGAATCATTGCatgcatcacctcctccaggaagccttcctttcTGTGCTCCCATGGATAGATCCAGATCTTTACAGGTCCCGgttgtaattatttgtttctctgtctgtcttccccattAGATTATGATTTCCTTGAGGCTTGGGATTGTGacttatttttgaattagtgtctgGCACATTACTGGCACATGGTAGAtctcaataaatctttgctgaatgaataaataactaccttgttttaattcttttcatgCCCGTATATCTGGGACTTGGTACAGCTGGTATACTACAAAGTACTTTATCATAGTTTTACACTTTATATATTCACTCACCTTAGAAAAGCACTACCATCCACTATTCATTTAGGATCGATTATTGGAATAGCACCAGGCCTAACACTGGGAGTTATTTATGCTTGAGGAGGAGGCACACAAGCCACACGTAAGTAGAAATGAATTGGTGACATAAATGATACTTAGTGACTGTTCATGCCATCAGATACCTGCACATGAAAACAAGCGACACAGACTCCAAGTGGGACATGAGTCGGAGACAACGACATCTGTGAGAGCTGTATCGGGGGAGAGCTCTGTGGAGAAAATGGGCTGCGAACTGctgagaatgaaggaaagaaaggcacCCCCAGGTGAAAGCGTCCATCATGCGTGATCGTGTGACATCAAACATGAACAGAGTGTCCAGGAAACGGGAAATCGTGTCACTCCTCTGCCACCAAGTTCCCATGGCTCCTAAACCACCAGAAAAGCCCAGGTCCTTACAAGGACCTGAAGGAAAGAGGGGCGGAGGCTGTGAAGTTTAACTGAGGTGCCTCTGCCTGTGTGGAGTTGCAAAGCTGGGTCCAGCACTTAGGAGGAAGTCAGGCTAGAGAGGGGAATGTGGCACCTGTCTGTATGGAGAGGGTCAGTGCATGTGATGGTGACGGTGAGATCTCTGGGGTGAAAGAGAGATCTGAACAGGCTGGTTTAGATGGCACGAAAACCAAGAGGAATCTGGAAAGCAGAAGAGCCAGTGACAGGGAGAGCTGGTTTCCAAAGTCAAGAGAACTCCAGGGAATCACCCGTGTCAAAAGTCCCATAAACCGAAGAGACTGGGGTGAAGAGAAAGCCACGCAGATTTATTAACGACCAGACAGCAGTAAAGATATGCTGGTGGAGGCCATACTGCAAAGGGTTACAGAGTACTGAACAAGCACAAGAAAAAGCTGCGAGTTCAGGTCACTCCTGCAGGAAGGTGGCAAGGAAGGGGGGCGTGAGCTGCAGTAGGGAGCTGGCTCAGCACAGTCGCCGAGGGCAGGGCTCGTGGAGCCAGACTCCCGGCTCGTCAGCCTCGTGCTGCGACTGCCTAGCGTGTGAACGAGACGGGTTTCTCGTCCCCCACCTATAAAACAGGCATGATCACAGTACTTAGGCCGGGCTTGTTGTGAGAAAGGAAATTGGAAAACGAAGTTCTTAGCAGGGTGTATGGCCCAAAGCGAATGACACTGAACTTTAGGTCTTagaaagggacagagatgggggagagaaggaagcgACAGCCCTGGAACCTTCGTGGTGTAAGCACATGACAGTAACCATCAGAGGCAGGGACCGGTACACGTTCATACACAAGGAAAAGCGGCTCAGAGTAAACCGACCAAAGTCCCCCGGGCGGGAAGGGGCGGCGCCAGCATGGGAAGCCAGGTCTCTCTCACCTCGAACCCTGCCTTTTCTACTGCACCTCTCTGGGAGGAGCTGCTTTGTTTCTCACTCTCATCCCTCTTTCCTCCAAGTCTTTCACGTGGTGAATAGAGGACACTCGGGAGGTCAGGGTGTCACCTCGCTGACCTCGGGAAGGTCCCTCCTGCCAGCCTCCTCCTGTGTATGACAGGAGGAAAAAGAGCTGGAGACCTCCTTACATCTCGGAGCCGTTACAGGGCTCAAATGAAGTGACGGTGTGTGAGCAAATGCACGGGGAACTAACACACCAGGTCAGCGTGAGTTACTCTCTCCTTGTCCTCCTCCAAACCTTCTTTTCCTCACCGTGATGAACAGTGTTTGCGTTTGAGGCAATCAGCCATTGAGCCAGAGCTCACAGCGAATGGACTCACCAATGGAGCTAATAATGAAAACATCGATTATTGCAACCGTCATGCTTTCTGCATCCCATCCTTAGAAGAAAGAGGCAAATCTCCATCAAACAAGCTCACGTGaagcatttcattaaaataagtgGTCCCTGGGTGGAGGTCCAGGCTCTACCCAGACCCAGCCAGTTCTCTAGCGCCCACCAGAGCAGAGCCACCTCTCTGAAGAGACCCCCTGAAGCCCTGTGGTCATTGAAGAGGTAGGGGGGGCAGCGGCATTCTTgaaggcagggaggaggcaggtgtGCAGGGCACTGCTGCCCTAAGGTCCCCGCTGGAGTGGGATGGGAGTCGGGGGACCACATGTGGAGGGGATGTGCAGAGCTCCCAGGGGAGGCCTGGAGATGCGCGATGGTGGCGCCCCTGGGCTCAGGTGACAGGAGCCCCTGCCGGGCCCTACACATTAAAGGAACCCACTCAGGTATCTTCTGGCCATGTCCTTC
This DNA window, taken from Rhinolophus ferrumequinum isolate MPI-CBG mRhiFer1 chromosome 22, mRhiFer1_v1.p, whole genome shotgun sequence, encodes the following:
- the FAM78B gene encoding protein FAM78B; this encodes MGCIQSVTCKARIRRDNIVVYDVCATIDQCPTRIEETSPIVLRYKTPYFKASARVVMPPIPRHETWVVGWIQACNQMEFFNTYSDLGMSSWELPDLREGRVKAISDSDGVSYPWYGNTTETVTLAGPTNKISRFSVSMNDNFYPSVTWAVPVSDSNVPLLTRIKRDQSFTTWLVAMNTTTKEKIILQTIKWRMRVDIQVDPLQLLGQRARLVGRTQQEQPRILSRMEPIPPNALVKPNANDAQVLMWRPKRGPPLVVIPPK